In the candidate division KSB1 bacterium genome, GTTGGTACCGGTCACAGTCCAGTGTACCGTCAACATATCACCCGAGCCGAATTCTCCGTTGACCGCAACATTCAAGTCGGGGTAAATGCTGCGCATCACGCCAATATAAGCTTTGAAGGCTTCAGCGCCAACAACTTCTTGACCATCAGCGCCATGACGAACAAGATCTGCGGCATAGACTTCATCTATCACTTCAACATTTCCTTCATGCCAGATTTTCAGGGATTTCCTAAACGTCGCTTTCATGTCCTCGTCTGATTGGGCAGAAACCGATTGTACCTGTAAAATCATAGATACGGCAAAAAGAAATACTATCAAAGCAGCCGCTCTTTTTGAGTTATTCATGGTAACCCTCCTCATTAATCAGTAATAAAATTATTGGTTTGGAATTACTGTTAGAGTTAGATAATAAAAAAACCCTGCAAAAGCAAGGGATAAGTTTCACACTTTAGACAAAGTGTGCAATGGGAAATTAGCCGATTGTGGATTATCGGTTTGGGGTGTGTTGGTCGGTTGATTTGTCGCTTGCCTTGCGAGCAAACAGGAGGTTCTTGGCTGAAGCCCCACTTTCAGTTCGATAAGAAGCGCTTCTGAATAATCACCGTCCAACCATTATCCAATTTAACGAACACCTCATCATCTGGAAGAGCACGCATTGCGGGAATTACGATTCCAAACTTGTCTTTTAAATGTTTAGCTTCGAGAAGCTTAAGGCTCGGCCATTGATGGCCCTTAACATTGTCATTAGCAAGAATCCGAACTTTGTTACCAACTTGAATGTTAGCCATTGCTCAATCTCCATGTTTTTGAAATTATCGTCCTAAAATCTCAGTGTGAGTGCCAATTGCCAGCAGGATATAAGTGTCACTGGTCTTCTGGAAAAAAAGCCGGTAGTTCATGGTGACACTCAGCTCATAGACGTTGGTTAG is a window encoding:
- a CDS encoding ester cyclase, which translates into the protein MNNSKRAAALIVFLFAVSMILQVQSVSAQSDEDMKATFRKSLKIWHEGNVEVIDEVYAADLVRHGADGQEVVGAEAFKAYIGVMRSIYPDLNVAVNGEFGSGDMLTVHWTVTGTNKGALSEEVPATGKSIKISGVTILKFQDGKIAEEWAYWNHGGPASVMTQLGFTLTPPMMAEKE